Proteins encoded within one genomic window of Vicinamibacterales bacterium:
- a CDS encoding heme exporter protein CcmB translates to MFLRVAWLVMRKDLTVEVRSREILYTTAFFAVACVLVFAFALVKEGRPLEDAAAGIMWISIAFAGTLALGRTFERERHAETLRALMLAPASRPAIYVGKLLGIVLLLLIVEAILVPLVALLFHAPVGARPVLLVALLVCGTVGFSAVGTLFAAMLVRARSRDVLLPILLYPITIPVIIAGVRGTAALFEPVPADDLAQMWIALLAFFDIVFVTLSLWTFEPLMTE, encoded by the coding sequence ATGTTCCTGCGAGTGGCGTGGCTCGTGATGCGGAAGGACCTCACCGTCGAGGTGCGGAGCCGGGAGATTCTCTACACGACCGCGTTTTTCGCCGTGGCCTGTGTGCTGGTGTTCGCGTTCGCGCTCGTCAAGGAGGGCCGGCCCCTCGAGGATGCGGCAGCCGGCATCATGTGGATCTCGATTGCCTTTGCCGGCACGCTGGCGCTCGGCCGCACGTTCGAGCGCGAGCGGCACGCCGAAACGCTGCGTGCGCTGATGCTCGCGCCAGCGAGCAGGCCCGCCATCTACGTCGGCAAGCTCCTCGGGATCGTCCTGTTGCTCCTCATCGTCGAGGCGATCCTCGTGCCTCTCGTCGCGCTGCTGTTCCACGCGCCCGTGGGTGCACGTCCCGTGCTGCTCGTGGCCCTCCTGGTCTGCGGCACGGTCGGGTTCTCCGCGGTCGGGACGCTGTTCGCCGCGATGCTGGTGCGCGCGCGCAGCCGCGACGTGCTCCTGCCAATCCTGCTGTATCCGATCACGATTCCAGTCATCATCGCCGGGGTGCGCGGGACCGCCGCGCTGTTCGAGCCCGTGCCGGCCGACGATCTGGCGCAGATGTGGATTGCGCTCCTGGCGTTCTTTGATATCGTGTTCGTCACGCTCTCACTCTGGACCTTCGAGCCACTGATGACGGAATGA
- a CDS encoding ABC transporter ATP-binding protein yields MTFDFTEVAVRDVSRHYGRRRALARVSLACRSGEVLGLLGPNGAGKSTLLAILATLLAPSVGDVRYGPLTAAEAGPALRARLGFLSHDLHLYPELTAAENLEFFARLYDLPDVSGRVGHALERAGLTTRRDDVVSGFSRGMRQRLALERALLHDPRLLLLDEPFTGLDDASVAALVARLGELRTAGRIIVVVTHDLDVAEMLLDRVAVLKEGRLVALDEAHGRIREHYRAHVAGAE; encoded by the coding sequence GTGACGTTCGACTTCACCGAGGTGGCCGTCCGTGACGTGTCCCGTCACTACGGCCGCCGGCGCGCGCTGGCGCGCGTCTCGCTTGCGTGCCGCTCCGGGGAGGTCCTGGGTCTGCTCGGGCCGAACGGCGCCGGCAAGTCCACGCTCCTCGCGATCCTCGCGACACTGCTGGCACCGTCAGTGGGCGATGTCCGCTATGGCCCGCTCACCGCCGCCGAGGCCGGCCCGGCGCTTCGAGCCCGCTTGGGGTTTCTGTCGCACGACCTGCACCTGTATCCTGAACTGACCGCCGCCGAGAACCTCGAGTTCTTCGCGCGGCTCTATGATCTGCCGGACGTCAGCGGGCGTGTGGGACATGCGTTGGAGCGCGCGGGCCTGACCACCCGACGCGATGACGTGGTGTCGGGGTTCTCTCGCGGAATGCGCCAGAGGCTCGCACTCGAGCGTGCGCTGCTGCACGATCCGCGACTGTTGCTCCTCGACGAGCCGTTTACCGGGCTGGACGACGCGTCAGTCGCGGCGCTCGTGGCGCGGCTCGGCGAACTCCGGACCGCCGGTCGGATCATTGTCGTCGTCACTCACGATCTCGATGTGGCCGAGATGCTGCTCGACCGGGTTGCGGTGCTGAAAGAGGGTCGGCTGGTTGCGCTGGACGAGGCGCACGGCCGGATTCGCGAGCACTACCGGGCGCATGTGGCGGGAGCGGAGTAG
- a CDS encoding cytochrome c-type biogenesis CcmF C-terminal domain-containing protein, protein MASLGTFTLLAAFVVSAYAAAAAVTGARRGSRSLIDSAIGAFYFVAALLTVGTAVIIHAFVTDDYSIKYVQHYSDTVQPFIYKLTSYWGGLDGSIMFWVFLLAIFGSVAVHVNRERHRELMPYVVAIISVVQMFFLFLMVIHKNPFETYLLVAPTEGKGLNPLLQNAYMAIHPPSLYVGFVGMTIPFAFGLAALITGHLDDAWLRAVRRWTMVSWLFLSFGLTLGMIWAYEVLGWGGYWGWDPVENAGLLPWLTGTAFLHSVMVQERRGMLRVWNVTLVVVTFFLTIFGTFMTRSGVVQSVHAFGEDRQLAWLFTGFMLVILTVSFGYIVYRLPLLRSRHELDSWVSREAAFLVNNWVLLFAALFVLFATMFPTISEALTGERLTVGPPFFNKWMLPIGLILLFLTGVGPLLAWRKSTPTNLREQFLWATIVAVLTPVGLSLAGIPFWPPGLCFALCAFVGVTVVQEFVRGAAVRRQASGTDYLTAMVGLVARSKRRYGGYIVHLGIVLMFLGFTGQAFKIDEQMVLKPGQQAQVGHYVIRNDGVRVTDDGQKQMITGHLTVFRDGKEIDKAFPGKWLYRRHEQEPVSQVAIRRSVAEDLYIVMPGFELQDQSVSLQVVINPLVDWIWVGFGVLALGTMLALLPEQALGFATSKVPAPATIAMLVLVLLLMGGPVAAQHVESPAFRPVEPKTALERDLYKSLICMCGTCGRQLVGECTCGYAAEMRAEIGNLVKMGLTREQVLQYYIKKYGSQEPLAMPIDKGFNRLAWLFPYVIGAGGLLVVGIAAIRWSRRPAKGEPAPALPTPSAERVDTELEARLDDELRDLD, encoded by the coding sequence ATGGCCTCCCTTGGCACCTTCACACTCCTCGCGGCGTTCGTGGTCTCCGCCTACGCGGCGGCCGCGGCAGTTACCGGTGCTCGGCGTGGATCCCGCAGTCTGATCGACAGCGCAATCGGCGCATTCTATTTCGTAGCCGCGCTGCTCACGGTCGGCACCGCGGTGATCATCCACGCCTTCGTCACCGACGACTACAGCATCAAATACGTCCAGCACTACTCGGACACGGTGCAGCCGTTCATCTACAAGCTGACCTCCTACTGGGGCGGCCTCGACGGCTCGATCATGTTCTGGGTGTTCCTGCTGGCGATCTTCGGCTCGGTTGCCGTCCACGTGAACCGGGAACGCCACCGCGAACTGATGCCATACGTCGTGGCGATCATCTCCGTGGTGCAGATGTTCTTCCTGTTCTTGATGGTCATCCACAAGAACCCGTTCGAAACGTATCTGCTCGTGGCGCCGACGGAGGGGAAGGGTCTCAATCCGCTCCTTCAGAACGCCTACATGGCGATCCATCCGCCGTCGCTGTACGTCGGGTTCGTCGGGATGACGATCCCGTTCGCCTTCGGCCTCGCGGCGCTAATCACCGGGCACCTCGACGACGCCTGGCTGCGCGCCGTCCGGCGCTGGACGATGGTGAGCTGGCTGTTCCTCTCGTTCGGCCTGACGCTCGGGATGATCTGGGCGTACGAAGTGCTGGGCTGGGGCGGATACTGGGGATGGGACCCGGTCGAGAACGCGGGGCTGTTGCCCTGGCTCACCGGCACCGCCTTCCTGCACAGCGTCATGGTGCAGGAACGCCGCGGCATGCTGCGCGTCTGGAACGTCACGCTCGTGGTCGTCACGTTCTTCCTGACGATCTTCGGCACGTTCATGACGCGCTCCGGCGTCGTCCAGTCGGTGCACGCGTTCGGCGAGGACCGCCAACTCGCGTGGCTGTTCACGGGCTTCATGCTCGTCATCCTGACGGTGAGCTTCGGCTACATCGTCTACCGCCTGCCGCTGCTGCGGTCACGCCACGAACTCGATTCGTGGGTGTCGCGGGAGGCCGCCTTCCTCGTGAACAACTGGGTGCTGCTGTTCGCCGCGCTCTTCGTGCTGTTCGCGACGATGTTCCCGACGATCAGCGAGGCGTTGACCGGCGAGCGCCTGACGGTCGGTCCGCCGTTCTTCAACAAGTGGATGCTTCCGATCGGGTTGATCCTGCTGTTCCTGACCGGGGTCGGCCCGCTGCTCGCGTGGCGGAAGTCTACACCGACCAATCTCCGGGAACAGTTCCTCTGGGCGACGATCGTCGCCGTGCTCACGCCGGTCGGACTGTCCCTTGCCGGAATTCCCTTCTGGCCGCCGGGACTGTGCTTCGCGCTCTGCGCATTCGTCGGCGTGACGGTCGTTCAGGAGTTCGTCCGCGGTGCAGCGGTTCGCCGGCAGGCCTCGGGTACCGACTACCTCACGGCGATGGTTGGACTCGTGGCCCGATCGAAGCGCCGCTACGGCGGCTACATCGTTCACCTGGGCATCGTGTTGATGTTCCTCGGGTTCACGGGCCAGGCGTTCAAGATCGACGAGCAGATGGTGCTGAAGCCCGGCCAGCAGGCGCAGGTCGGCCACTACGTGATCCGCAACGACGGTGTGCGGGTGACCGACGACGGGCAGAAGCAGATGATCACCGGGCACCTGACGGTGTTCCGAGACGGCAAGGAAATCGACAAGGCGTTCCCCGGGAAATGGCTCTATCGCAGGCACGAGCAGGAGCCGGTGTCACAGGTCGCGATTCGGCGAAGCGTGGCCGAGGACCTGTACATCGTCATGCCGGGCTTCGAGTTGCAGGATCAGTCGGTCAGCCTGCAGGTCGTCATCAATCCTCTGGTGGACTGGATCTGGGTCGGATTCGGCGTCCTGGCACTCGGAACGATGCTGGCGCTGTTGCCCGAGCAGGCGCTGGGGTTCGCGACATCGAAGGTGCCCGCACCGGCGACGATCGCGATGCTCGTGCTGGTCCTGCTGCTGATGGGCGGGCCCGTGGCCGCACAGCACGTCGAGAGCCCGGCATTCAGGCCGGTGGAGCCGAAGACGGCCCTCGAGCGGGATCTCTACAAGTCCCTGATCTGCATGTGTGGCACGTGCGGCCGGCAGCTCGTCGGTGAGTGCACGTGCGGCTATGCTGCGGAGATGCGCGCGGAGATTGGGAATCTGGTCAAGATGGGTCTCACGCGCGAACAGGTCCTGCAGTACTACATCAAGAAGTACGGGAGCCAGGAACCGCTGGCGATGCCTATCGACAAAGGATTCAACCGGCTCGCGTGGCTGTTTCCCTACGTCATCGGCGCAGGTGGTCTCCTCGTCGTCGGCATCGCGGCGATCAGGTGGTCCCGCAGGCCCGCCAAGGGCGAGCCTGCGCCGGCCCTCCCGACGCCATCTGCGGAACGTGTGGACACCGAACTGGAGGCGCGGCTCGACGATGAGCTCAGAGACCTCGACTAA
- a CDS encoding cytochrome c maturation protein CcmE, with product MANKGVKIGLTVVVLALALGGLLRATLREGTEYYKHVDEVLVNPAAWQGKNLQLHGYVVRDSILRKRDSLDYKFKVTNKVGDGVRVVSAHYTGIVPDTFSDDAEVVLKGKLEPDGFHVSPNGVMAKCPSKYEAKKVAAAPGV from the coding sequence ATGGCAAACAAGGGCGTCAAGATCGGACTGACGGTGGTCGTGCTGGCTCTCGCTCTGGGCGGCCTCCTGCGCGCGACGCTTCGCGAAGGCACCGAGTATTACAAGCACGTCGACGAGGTGCTCGTGAATCCCGCCGCGTGGCAGGGCAAGAACCTGCAGCTTCACGGCTACGTCGTCAGGGACTCCATCCTGCGCAAGCGTGATTCGCTCGACTACAAGTTCAAGGTCACCAACAAGGTCGGCGACGGCGTCCGTGTCGTGTCGGCCCACTATACCGGAATCGTCCCGGACACGTTTTCGGATGACGCGGAGGTTGTACTGAAGGGCAAGCTCGAGCCGGACGGCTTCCACGTCTCGCCGAACGGCGTCATGGCGAAGTGTCCCTCCAAGTACGAAGCGAAGAAGGTTGCCGCCGCACCTGGCGTGTAG
- a CDS encoding Maf family protein, with amino-acid sequence MRLILASGSPRRAQLLAAAGFEFEVRPAEVDERTRDGECAAEYVVRLAVAKARTVEAPPEAVVLGADTAVVVDGLILGKPVDEADAVRMLHLLSAREHEVLTGVALRHGMDEVSAVDTSRVRFLPLSSREISWYVASGEPADKAGAYAVQGLASRFVDRIVGSYSNVVGLPVARVWQMMRQMGFKGGGESAGD; translated from the coding sequence GTGCGTCTGATTCTTGCGTCTGGCTCACCACGTCGCGCTCAGTTGCTGGCCGCCGCCGGCTTCGAGTTCGAGGTCCGCCCCGCGGAGGTGGACGAGCGAACGCGCGATGGCGAATGCGCGGCGGAGTATGTCGTACGGCTGGCCGTCGCCAAGGCGCGGACGGTTGAGGCGCCGCCCGAAGCCGTCGTGCTCGGGGCCGACACGGCGGTGGTCGTGGATGGCCTCATCCTCGGGAAACCCGTGGATGAGGCGGACGCGGTCCGGATGCTGCATCTGCTGTCCGCACGTGAGCACGAGGTGCTGACAGGCGTAGCGCTGAGGCACGGGATGGACGAGGTGTCGGCGGTGGACACCAGCCGAGTCCGATTCCTGCCTCTCAGTTCCCGGGAGATCAGTTGGTACGTCGCTTCGGGCGAACCGGCGGACAAGGCGGGCGCCTACGCCGTGCAAGGGCTGGCGTCGCGATTCGTCGACCGAATCGTCGGCTCGTACTCCAACGTGGTGGGCCTGCCCGTCGCGCGCGTCTGGCAGATGATGCGGCAGATGGGGTTCAAGGGTGGCGGAGAATCGGCAGGCGATTGA
- a CDS encoding DciA family protein, whose product MDSLSSVLPNAVRILLRQGPMSPGKLRLAWRVAVGAAIDRVTTVSMDDHKVVQVVAPDATWRRELKRSQALILSRLRDLVGADEVASVKILGKSGKE is encoded by the coding sequence TTGGATTCACTGTCCTCGGTTCTCCCCAACGCGGTCCGCATACTCCTCCGACAGGGCCCGATGTCGCCCGGCAAACTCCGGTTGGCCTGGCGCGTCGCTGTCGGTGCAGCCATCGACCGGGTCACCACGGTTTCGATGGACGACCACAAGGTCGTGCAGGTGGTGGCCCCTGACGCCACATGGCGTCGAGAGCTCAAACGCTCGCAAGCCCTCATCCTATCCAGGCTGCGGGACCTGGTGGGCGCCGACGAAGTGGCGAGTGTGAAGATCCTGGGCAAGAGCGGCAAGGAGTAA
- a CDS encoding metal-dependent hydrolase translates to MAVGWVISGAGGARGADGAEGAGAGGARGAYGAEGAGARGADGAEGAGARGADGADGAGAGGARTRWLERWGPTLAFAIAGCAPDLDLLVDRHSQYTHSLGAALIVLAVGFIVVRPRSRVAAVFVVGIAAAYGSHVLVDWLTEDTSPPIGIMALWPFSSEYYVSPVSVFGSLARHVWLRRYWWLNTTSLLREWAILVPLALLAWRLRGPGRLQAPPRGSSCHTAPAEATKFSPSPPSPVDDGESPYTSK, encoded by the coding sequence ATGGCGGTCGGGTGGGTGATCTCGGGTGCTGGAGGTGCCAGAGGTGCTGATGGTGCCGAAGGTGCTGGTGCTGGAGGTGCCAGAGGTGCTTATGGTGCTGAAGGTGCGGGTGCCAGAGGTGCTGATGGTGCTGAAGGTGCGGGTGCCAGAGGTGCTGATGGTGCTGATGGTGCGGGTGCCGGGGGGGCGAGGACTCGGTGGCTCGAGCGGTGGGGCCCAACCCTCGCATTCGCGATCGCCGGGTGCGCCCCGGATCTGGACTTGCTGGTCGACCGCCATAGCCAGTACACCCACAGCCTCGGCGCGGCGCTGATCGTCCTCGCGGTCGGCTTCATCGTGGTGCGGCCGCGATCGAGAGTTGCCGCGGTGTTCGTCGTTGGCATCGCCGCCGCCTACGGTTCTCACGTGCTGGTCGACTGGCTGACCGAAGACACGTCGCCGCCGATCGGCATCATGGCCCTGTGGCCGTTCAGTTCCGAGTACTACGTGTCGCCGGTCAGCGTCTTCGGAAGTCTCGCCCGACACGTGTGGTTGAGAAGATACTGGTGGCTGAATACCACCTCCCTCCTTCGTGAGTGGGCGATTCTCGTTCCATTGGCGCTCCTGGCGTGGCGACTCCGGGGGCCGGGCCGGCTTCAAGCGCCGCCCCGCGGCAGTTCCTGCCACACGGCGCCGGCCGAGGCGACGAAATTCTCGCCGTCCCCACCGTCGCCGGTCGATGATGGCGAAAGTCCATACACCTCCAAATAA
- the recA gene encoding recombinase RecA: MAADDRNERSKALDVAVSQIEKQFGKGSIMRLGVKGAIAPVDAIPTGSISLDFALGIGGVPRGRVVEIFGPESSGKTTLALQVIAQAQKLGGMAAFVDAEHALDATYARKLGVDLDNLLVSQPDNGEQALEIVEVLVRSGGVDVVVVDSVAALVPRAEIEGEMGEAQMGLQARLMSQALRKLTGVVSKSKTCLVFINQLREKIGVMFGNPETTTGGRALKFYASVRLDIRRIATIKDGDVIIGGRTRVKVVKNKVAPPFREAEFDILYGEGISREGDLLDSAVERKIVDKSGTWFAYSGDRLGQGRENVKQYLRDNPEVTQAIEDRLRKEMGLTHEEAAEA, translated from the coding sequence ATGGCCGCCGACGATCGCAACGAACGCAGTAAGGCCCTGGATGTCGCCGTCAGTCAAATCGAGAAGCAGTTTGGCAAGGGGTCCATCATGCGGCTCGGCGTCAAGGGCGCGATCGCGCCGGTCGATGCCATTCCCACCGGATCGATCAGTCTCGACTTCGCACTGGGCATCGGCGGCGTGCCGCGTGGCCGCGTGGTCGAGATCTTCGGGCCCGAGTCGTCGGGCAAGACGACGCTCGCGCTCCAGGTGATCGCGCAGGCCCAGAAACTCGGCGGCATGGCGGCCTTCGTGGACGCGGAACATGCGCTCGACGCCACCTACGCCCGAAAGCTCGGTGTTGATCTCGACAACCTGCTGGTCTCACAGCCGGACAATGGCGAGCAGGCGCTCGAGATCGTCGAAGTCCTCGTCCGATCGGGCGGCGTGGACGTGGTCGTGGTGGACTCGGTCGCCGCGCTCGTGCCACGGGCGGAAATTGAAGGCGAGATGGGCGAAGCCCAAATGGGTCTCCAGGCCCGGCTCATGTCACAGGCGCTTCGCAAGCTCACGGGCGTCGTCTCGAAGTCGAAGACCTGCCTCGTCTTCATCAACCAGTTGCGCGAGAAGATCGGCGTCATGTTCGGCAACCCCGAGACGACGACGGGCGGGCGCGCGCTCAAGTTCTACGCGTCGGTGCGCCTCGACATCCGGCGCATCGCGACCATCAAGGACGGCGATGTCATCATCGGCGGCCGCACCCGCGTCAAGGTGGTGAAGAACAAGGTGGCGCCGCCATTTCGCGAGGCGGAGTTCGACATTCTCTACGGCGAGGGGATCTCGCGCGAGGGTGACCTCCTCGATTCGGCTGTCGAGCGGAAGATCGTGGACAAGAGCGGCACGTGGTTCGCCTACAGCGGCGATCGGCTCGGCCAGGGACGCGAGAACGTCAAGCAGTACCTGCGCGACAACCCCGAGGTCACGCAGGCCATCGAGGATCGTCTCCGCAAGGAGATGGGGCTCACCCACGAAGAAGCGGCCGAAGCCTGA
- a CDS encoding TIGR00730 family Rossman fold protein codes for MPRPRTLTRICVFCASSDGVLGAYGAAAVSLGRGLAARGLGLVYGGSNIGLMRLLADAAIEGGGEVIGVIPQQLVDRERAHRGLTDLRIVRSMHERKALMADLADAFVALPGGYGTLDEFCEVLTWAQLGLHNKPCALLNVAGYYDGLLALFARARREGFLYSTGRDVIVEDDVERLLDLVMNQP; via the coding sequence GTGCCACGTCCGAGGACCCTCACCCGCATCTGCGTCTTCTGCGCGTCGAGCGACGGAGTGCTTGGCGCGTACGGCGCGGCGGCCGTCTCGCTCGGCCGCGGGCTTGCCGCCCGCGGCCTCGGACTCGTCTACGGCGGCAGCAACATCGGCCTGATGCGGTTGCTGGCGGATGCCGCGATCGAAGGCGGCGGCGAAGTGATCGGCGTCATCCCTCAACAACTCGTCGACCGCGAGCGCGCACACCGCGGCCTCACCGACCTCCGCATCGTCCGCTCCATGCACGAGCGGAAGGCGCTGATGGCCGATCTGGCCGATGCGTTCGTCGCGCTGCCCGGCGGCTACGGCACGCTCGACGAGTTCTGCGAGGTGCTCACGTGGGCGCAGCTCGGCTTGCACAACAAACCCTGCGCGCTGTTGAACGTCGCCGGGTACTACGACGGCCTGCTTGCGCTCTTTGCGCGGGCGCGCCGCGAGGGATTCCTGTACAGCACGGGCCGCGACGTCATCGTGGAGGATGACGTGGAGCGACTGCTCGATCTGGTGATGAACCAGCCATGA
- a CDS encoding aldehyde dehydrogenase (NADP(+)) gives MTNRRDAESDSGLAESTPEDVSQAVRAAHDAFPALASAGPATRASLLRGIARELQALGDALLDSAAAETALPLQRLVGERARTVGQLEMFAALVEEGSWVDARIDTAIADRRPTPKPDLRRLLVPIGPVAVFGASNFPLAFCAAGGDTASALASGCPVVMKPHPAHARTADMAVAAVCRAVAAVGLPRGVFTAVHGESHEVGLSLVRHPLVRAVAFTGSLRGGRALFDLAASRPDPISVFAEMGSLNPVFLLASALEGHAEELAEAFAASMTLGVGQFCTKPGVVVAVRGPAFERFAQRLADEISSVAPGRMLSPALASSYRAAVDRVRARCDVLVAGRSSGTGATSEGHAVVLRTTMTRFVEDECLRSEMFGPAALVVEAEDDGELEELALALPGQLTATIHASDQELAAKSALVSTLQQKAGRLVFNGFPTGLEVCPSTEHGGPYPATTDARSTSVGTDAILRFARPVCYQSFPQAVLPVELRDRNYRGIWRTLNGALTRADVER, from the coding sequence ATGACGAATCGCCGTGATGCCGAGAGTGACTCCGGGTTGGCCGAATCCACACCGGAGGACGTGAGCCAAGCCGTGCGCGCCGCCCACGACGCGTTTCCCGCCCTCGCGTCCGCCGGGCCGGCGACTCGCGCGTCGCTCCTGCGGGGCATCGCGCGGGAGCTTCAGGCGCTCGGCGACGCGCTCCTCGACTCGGCCGCTGCCGAGACGGCCTTGCCGCTCCAGCGCCTGGTCGGCGAACGAGCGCGAACCGTCGGGCAGTTGGAGATGTTCGCGGCCCTCGTGGAGGAAGGGTCCTGGGTGGACGCACGGATCGACACGGCCATTGCCGATCGACGTCCAACTCCAAAGCCCGATCTCCGCCGCCTGCTCGTGCCAATCGGCCCGGTGGCCGTCTTCGGCGCCAGCAACTTCCCTCTTGCTTTTTGCGCCGCGGGGGGAGATACCGCGTCGGCGCTCGCGTCGGGTTGTCCGGTCGTCATGAAGCCGCATCCCGCGCACGCCCGCACGGCGGACATGGCCGTCGCGGCCGTGTGCCGCGCAGTAGCGGCCGTAGGCCTGCCCCGCGGCGTCTTCACTGCCGTTCACGGCGAGAGCCATGAAGTCGGCCTGTCCCTGGTCAGGCACCCACTCGTTCGCGCCGTCGCATTCACCGGTTCGCTTCGTGGGGGGCGAGCACTGTTCGACCTGGCGGCATCACGTCCCGACCCTATCTCGGTCTTCGCCGAGATGGGCAGCCTGAACCCGGTGTTCCTGCTGGCTTCGGCGCTCGAAGGCCACGCCGAGGAACTGGCTGAGGCATTTGCCGCGTCCATGACACTCGGCGTCGGTCAATTCTGCACGAAGCCCGGCGTTGTCGTTGCCGTGCGGGGCCCGGCGTTCGAGCGATTCGCGCAACGTCTCGCGGACGAGATCTCATCAGTGGCGCCCGGCCGGATGCTCTCCCCCGCCTTGGCCTCGAGCTATCGCGCGGCGGTCGACCGTGTGCGCGCGCGGTGCGACGTGCTGGTCGCCGGTCGGTCGAGTGGTACTGGCGCGACTTCCGAGGGCCACGCGGTTGTCCTCCGGACCACGATGACCCGGTTCGTCGAGGACGAGTGCTTGCGAAGCGAGATGTTCGGACCAGCGGCGCTCGTGGTCGAGGCGGAGGACGATGGAGAACTCGAAGAACTCGCGCTGGCGTTACCCGGGCAACTCACCGCGACAATCCACGCCAGCGATCAGGAACTGGCAGCCAAATCGGCGTTGGTGAGCACGCTCCAGCAGAAGGCTGGGCGCCTGGTGTTCAACGGTTTCCCAACCGGCCTCGAGGTGTGTCCATCGACAGAGCACGGGGGACCGTATCCTGCGACCACCGACGCGCGATCGACCTCGGTCGGCACCGACGCGATCCTCCGGTTCGCCCGGCCGGTCTGCTACCAGTCGTTCCCGCAAGCGGTGCTGCCGGTCGAACTGCGCGACAGGAACTACCGAGGGATTTGGCGGACCTTGAACGGCGCGCTGACGCGTGCCGACGTGGAGCGGTGA
- a CDS encoding tetratricopeptide repeat protein, producing MPSTQERARALAIAQDFGPESLELNRQLVAENPDDTGSRTRLARCLLEAGRLDESETEYREVLRRDPRHLIAGGGLAAVERLRHPMQVEVTPTRVRRAPRVAKDTEPRPVRAATAPAAAPAEPVPLSFAGFEKRAFTELCLCARGDIAARFGPRVQDLLRRVNTLGSAVEAASVREAGHKQLFRVSRSDVHAQHGHWFAFSHGGRWEPQFNIGMFGGSRHGDDWLRVGVGFNLNDRGHDADRAAGLVRVRAHFRHFQSLLSSPRGSLYSGWMIKEEGRLQGLDGSPRPDPKDVPQGVEALLHADPGCGELIFFGKWLTPDQPEDAAVLADPVELVRTIDRVITGLLPLWRALWENQAPSSTKYEG from the coding sequence ATGCCGTCGACACAAGAACGCGCGCGCGCCCTGGCAATTGCACAAGATTTCGGCCCTGAGTCGCTGGAATTGAACCGCCAACTCGTGGCAGAGAACCCGGACGACACGGGTTCGCGTACACGGCTGGCCCGATGCCTGCTCGAGGCCGGTCGCCTCGACGAGAGCGAAACCGAGTACCGGGAGGTGCTCCGCCGTGACCCGCGCCACCTCATCGCGGGTGGCGGATTGGCGGCCGTCGAACGGCTGCGCCACCCGATGCAGGTGGAGGTGACGCCGACGCGCGTGCGGCGTGCGCCGCGCGTGGCTAAAGACACGGAGCCGCGGCCGGTGCGAGCCGCGACCGCCCCGGCGGCAGCGCCGGCCGAGCCAGTTCCTCTGAGCTTCGCCGGCTTCGAGAAGCGAGCCTTCACCGAGTTGTGCCTCTGCGCCCGGGGCGACATCGCGGCGCGCTTCGGCCCTCGCGTGCAGGACCTGCTCCGACGCGTGAATACCCTGGGCTCCGCCGTCGAGGCGGCGTCGGTGCGCGAGGCGGGACACAAGCAGTTGTTCCGCGTGAGTCGCAGCGATGTGCACGCGCAACATGGCCACTGGTTCGCGTTCAGCCATGGGGGACGATGGGAGCCGCAGTTCAATATCGGGATGTTCGGCGGGAGCCGGCACGGCGATGATTGGCTTCGCGTTGGCGTTGGCTTCAACCTGAACGACCGCGGCCACGATGCCGACCGCGCGGCAGGTCTGGTGCGCGTGCGCGCGCACTTCCGCCATTTTCAATCGCTGTTGTCGTCGCCCCGTGGGAGCCTGTACTCCGGCTGGATGATCAAGGAGGAGGGCCGTCTCCAGGGCCTCGACGGCAGCCCGCGACCAGACCCCAAGGATGTACCGCAGGGAGTCGAGGCGCTCCTGCATGCCGACCCCGGCTGTGGCGAGTTGATCTTCTTTGGCAAGTGGCTGACGCCCGATCAACCGGAGGATGCCGCTGTCCTCGCCGATCCCGTGGAGCTCGTCCGCACGATTGACCGCGTCATCACGGGTCTACTCCCGTTGTGGCGCGCGCTCTGGGAGAACCAGGCGCCGAGCAGCACCAAATACGAAGGATGA